The Argopecten irradians isolate NY chromosome 6, Ai_NY, whole genome shotgun sequence genome has a window encoding:
- the LOC138326190 gene encoding cytochrome P450 2J2-like, which produces MDFAKAFDKVPHHRLQYKLKYYGIVVSTGVFWKSTRTFSIGVLREFGFSKRSLESKIQEEIAIFIDISADKTGEVFYLRATAQTSISNIICSIAFGQRYDHDEEEFKNLLHMLDQAFVLTAKANIANFFPFLRDLKSIAPLKNHYAFMVPGTIGDDGKLNGKDRKVLAFSLGRRVCFGESLARMELFLFLTSLVQRFKLLPEDEDNLPTLEPVVTLTNAPQEYKFKAVKLK; this is translated from the exons ATGGACTTTGCCAAAGCATTTGACAAAGTCCCGCACCATCGCCTACAATACAAACTCAAATATTACG GTATAGTGGTCAGCACGGGAGTGTTCTGGAAAAGCACGCGCACATTTTCCATCGGGGTACTGAGAGAATTCGGCTTTAGTAAGAGATCACTTGAGTCGAAAATACAAGAAGAAATAGCCATATTCATAGATATATCAGCTGACAAAACTGGAGAAGTTTTTTACCTAAGAGCCACTGCACAGACAAGTATATCCAACATCATATGTAGTATTGCGTTTGGACAGCGATATGACCATGATGAGGAGGAGTTCAAGAATCTACTTCACATGTTAGACCAGGCATTCGTCCTCACCGCTAAGGCCAATATTGCAAACTTCTTCCCCTTTCTCAG GGATTTAAAATCGATAGCGCCCTTAAAAAACCACTATGCATTTATGGTCCCGGGGACCATCGGGGATGACGGGAAGCTGAATGGAAAAGACCGTAAGGTTCTTGCCTTCTCATTAG GAAGAAGAGTGTGTTTTGGTGAAAGTCTGGCAAGGATGGAACTTTTTCTGTTCCTGACGTCTCTTGTTCAGCGATTCAAGCTTCTTCCTGAGGACGAAGACAACCTTCCAACACTTGAACCAGTGGTGACATTAACAAATGCACCACAGGAATACAAGTTCAAGGCCGTCAAACTGAAATAA